One window of Brevibacterium pigmentatum genomic DNA carries:
- a CDS encoding ribonuclease HII, with product MAARGLTDLSVERGLLSEGFDFVIGVDEVGRGALAGPVSVGVALFDLRALIAAEVPAGIHDSKQLSAQSRQEATDRVRSWATAAAVGSTTPAELDEVGMTMALNLAGRRAMLSMLGEWVGAGSAAGSTGNALAGSDGSGGSEGSGEAASARGFTERTMVLLDGRHDWLSAPLTLDTLGIFGDCADLELPPVRTVVKGDGSVPAIAAASIVAKVARDETMIALAEAHPHYGWESNVGYGTVKHRQGITELGPSIHHRRSFRLSVDTGAKEGLS from the coding sequence ATGGCTGCACGTGGACTGACCGACCTCAGCGTCGAACGAGGACTTCTCAGCGAGGGATTCGACTTCGTCATCGGTGTCGACGAGGTGGGCCGCGGGGCGCTGGCCGGACCCGTCAGCGTCGGTGTCGCCCTCTTCGACCTGCGCGCTCTCATTGCCGCCGAGGTGCCCGCCGGCATCCATGATTCAAAGCAGCTGAGCGCGCAGTCGAGGCAGGAGGCCACTGATCGCGTGCGATCGTGGGCGACCGCCGCGGCAGTGGGGTCGACGACCCCCGCCGAACTCGACGAGGTGGGGATGACGATGGCGCTCAACCTCGCCGGACGTCGCGCCATGCTCTCGATGCTCGGCGAATGGGTGGGCGCAGGGTCCGCCGCCGGGTCTACCGGGAACGCTCTGGCCGGTTCTGACGGCTCCGGCGGTTCCGAGGGGAGCGGGGAAGCCGCCTCGGCGAGGGGATTTACGGAGCGGACGATGGTCCTCCTCGACGGTCGCCACGATTGGCTCTCGGCCCCACTCACCCTCGACACCTTGGGGATATTCGGTGACTGTGCCGACCTCGAACTGCCGCCGGTGCGCACCGTGGTCAAAGGCGACGGCTCCGTTCCGGCGATCGCGGCAGCGAGCATCGTGGCGAAAGTGGCACGCGACGAGACGATGATCGCGCTGGCCGAAGCCCATCCGCACTATGGTTGGGAATCAAACGTCGGATACGGGACGGTGAAGCACCGGCAGGGCATCACCGAACTCGGACCCAGTATCCACCACCGGAGAAGCTTCCGCCTGAGCGTGGACACAGGAGCGAAGGAGGGCCTGTCATGA
- a CDS encoding DUF2469 domain-containing protein, giving the protein MSADDLDDYEAQLELALYKEYRDVVGLFAYVVETERRFYLANHVDLKAHNDAGDVYFELTLRDAWVWDSYRSSRFIKTVHVLTFKDVNIEEIAKSDLEPPTAIRG; this is encoded by the coding sequence ATGAGTGCCGATGATCTTGACGACTACGAAGCACAACTCGAGCTTGCGCTGTACAAGGAATACCGGGACGTCGTCGGGCTCTTCGCCTATGTCGTCGAGACCGAACGCCGGTTCTACCTGGCCAACCACGTCGACCTCAAGGCTCACAACGACGCCGGCGACGTGTACTTCGAACTCACCTTGCGCGACGCCTGGGTCTGGGACAGCTACCGGTCGTCACGGTTCATCAAGACCGTGCACGTGCTGACGTTCAAGGACGTCAACATCGAGGAGATCGCGAAGTCCGATCTCGAACCGCCGACGGCCATCCGCGGCTGA